Genomic window (Lewinellaceae bacterium):
CCCGGTATTCGCGGGACAAAGCCTCGTATTCGCGGTTAGCGGCAACCTTGCTCCGGTAGAAAGATAAGGAGAGGACAATAAGCAGGGCCATAATACCCCGCGCCAGCCAAGTGCCCCAGCGGGCGCCGCCGGCTTGACGTGCCTGCTCCTGGGGCGGATTGCCTTTGCGGTTGCCCGCTTCCAACTCGTCGGTTTCCTTCATGACGCGGGATTTCAGTTCTTCAGGAGGCATCACAGCGTACTGGCGGGCATACTCATCCACTGCCTTGCGCATGGATTCGATCTCCTCTTTTATCTCGGGAAACGCCTCGGCATAGCGCTCCACCTCTTCCGACTCTTTTTCGTCGGTAAGCCCAAGAACATATTGCTCCAGTAGCCCGCTTTTCAGAAATTTTTCCTTATCCATCGTCATGCTAAAAATAGTGAACCCAGTCCACTTGAAAGGCCCTGGGCAATGATCCATAATACAATTATAAGCTGCTCCTCAAAAATCTTCTTCAGCTCGCGAAGCGCTATTCGGGACCCCGACTTCACTGTGCCGGGAGGAATTGCCTGGCCAGCAGATGAATGGTTTGCTTTTCGTTTTTATTTTTTTTCATAAGCTGGGTTGGTCCATCCTTTGCGAATAACGATGTGAACTGTGGTTTTGCGAGCAATGCTTTTAATTCCTGCCAGATAACTTAACTGACATAAATCGCCAAGGGCAGCCAAATGAACTCCGGGGGGAAGTAGAGCCGCCTTTGACCAGGAATTTTGCTGAATTGTAGCTATTAATGGAGAAGCTTCGGTACCGTAACAGGATTTTTAAAATATTGTTTAACGAATTTTTAAAATACGTA
Coding sequences:
- a CDS encoding anti-sigma factor encodes the protein MTMDKEKFLKSGLLEQYVLGLTDEKESEEVERYAEAFPEIKEEIESMRKAVDEYARQYAVMPPEELKSRVMKETDELEAGNRKGNPPQEQARQAGGARWGTWLARGIMALLIVLSLSFYRSKVAANREYEALSREYRAFQLDCSRQQAEQEKRLGVYAFLKNAHTRPILLSGTGLAPDAEAIAYFNEEQKEVFINPTRLPDPPKGKTYQIWADVNGEMIDMGLIDCQNKEIQAVAFIEGTESLNITLEPEGGSKEPTLTLLYVNSKV